GAAATAAAGCTAAAGTAGCTACCTCTTCTGGTTTCCCCATACGACCAATTGGCTGTGATTTGGATAATTTATCAAAAATTTCGGCTTCCTTTCCAGGGTAATTTTTATTGATAAATCCGTCTACGAAAGGTGTATGAACCCGTGCAGGAGAAATCGAATTGCAACGAATGTTCTCATTAATATAATCTTTCGCTACCGATAAAGTCATTGCCATTACAGCTCCTTTAGCAGTTGAATAAGCAAATCGATCTGGAATTCCAACCCAACAAGCAATAGAAGCCATATTCAGAATCACTCCCCCACCCGATTTCCTAAATTGTGGTATTGAAGCATGCAAACAATTGTATACTCCTTTCACATTTACGTTCATAATGCGTTCAAAATCTGACTCTGAAGTAGTGTCTACTTTACCCACATGTGCAATTCCTGCATTATTCACAAGAATATCAATATACCCTATTTTTTCAAATGTTGCAAGTACTTCTTGCTGATTGGCTACGTTACAAGCATGGGCAAACACTTTACCTCCGTTGCCATTTATTTCATCAACTGTAGTTTGAGCACTTTCCAATGAAAGTTCCAAAACATGTACTTCCGCTCCATGTTTTGCAAACAATACCGAAATTGCTTTCCCTATTCCGCTGCCGCCACCCGTTATA
The Flavobacterium sp. 5 DNA segment above includes these coding regions:
- a CDS encoding SDR family NAD(P)-dependent oxidoreductase, with the protein product MFSLKNKKAIITGGGSGIGKAISVLFAKHGAEVHVLELSLESAQTTVDEINGNGGKVFAHACNVANQQEVLATFEKIGYIDILVNNAGIAHVGKVDTTSESDFERIMNVNVKGVYNCLHASIPQFRKSGGGVILNMASIACWVGIPDRFAYSTAKGAVMAMTLSVAKDYINENIRCNSISPARVHTPFVDGFINKNYPGKEAEIFDKLSKSQPIGRMGKPEEVATLALFLCSEESSFITGSDYPIDGGFINLNN